Genomic segment of Thermoleophilia bacterium:
CCCGCCCGTACGCGTTGCACATGCTTGAGTTCATAGGGCAGTTGGTCCGGTATCTTCAGGTGGACTTGAGCCTTCATCCTTTGCTCAGAGAGCACGCCCAGGTAAAGAAGGTAGCGATTATAGCCCTCACGGCCGACCGGGGTCTCTGCGGGGCTTTCAATTCCAACATAATGCGGCGGGCATTAGAGAAGGTTGATTATTACGCGGCTCAGGGTGTCGACAGCGACTTGGTTATTTTAGGGCGCAAAGGGCTTAGCACTGCGCGCTTCCTCGGATATCGAGTAGACAAAGCGTACCTTGACGTAACCGAAAGAACAGCCTTCTTGGAAGCCCAAGCTCTGGCTAACGGGGTGGTCAGGCGGTACACAAACGAGGCTATTGACCGTGTGCATCTGATCTTTAACCGTTTCAAGAGCCCAATGGAGCAGTATGTCACCGATCAGGTTATTCTTCCGATCCAGGAGGAACTCACAAGGGCCTACGAAGTAACTGCTCCCTTTGAACACTTAGACTTTCTCTTTGAGCCCTCCCCGGAGGCCATTTTGGCGGATCTCTTGCCGGCCTACGTAGAGGTCACCATCTACCGGGCAATCTTGGAGAGCTTGGCTAGTGAACATGGGGCACGCATGACTGCCATGCGCAATGCCTCCGAGGCGGCGGACGAGATGATTG
This window contains:
- the atpG gene encoding ATP synthase F1 subunit gamma, whose translation is MRSLRDIRRRIVSVQNTRKITKAMEMVAAARLRRAQQRIESTRPYALHMLEFIGQLVRYLQVDLSLHPLLREHAQVKKVAIIALTADRGLCGAFNSNIMRRALEKVDYYAAQGVDSDLVILGRKGLSTARFLGYRVDKAYLDVTERTAFLEAQALANGVVRRYTNEAIDRVHLIFNRFKSPMEQYVTDQVILPIQEELTRAYEVTAPFEHLDFLFEPSPEAILADLLPAYVEVTIYRAILESLASEHGARMTAMRNASEAADEMIEELTLAMNRVRQASITTEITEVVAGADALAG